The DNA sequence CACCGCCCGGCAGGTGGTGATCGCCACCCACTACCCGATCCTGGACCGCGGCCTGTTCTTCGCCCGGCTCGAAGCCCAGCGCTCCTACTGCGTCGCGGCCCGGCTGTCCTCCGGCGCACCACCCGAAGACCTGGCGATCAGCGCCGGCAGCCCGGCCTGGTCGCTGAGCCGCCACGGCGACCACCTGATCGTGGGCGGCCAGAGCCACCCCGCCGGCGAACGCGGCGTGGACTTCGACCGTTACCAGGCCCTGGCGGACTTCGCGCACCGCCACTTCGACGTCGCCGAGATCACCCACCGCTGGTCGGCGCAGGACCCCCAGCCCTACGACCGCCTCCCGATGGCCGGCACCTACCTGCCCGGCGCGGCGAACCTGTGGGTCGCGACCGGGTTCGACAAGTGGGGCCTGGCGATGGGCACCGTCGCGGGCGAACTCCTGGCCGACCGGATCACCGGCGTCCCCCACCCGCACGCCGGCCTGTTCTCCCCGCACCGGGTCAGCCTGTCCGGCACCCCGGCCCTGCTGCAGCAGAACTTCGAGGTGGCGAAGGACCTCATCGGCGACCGCCTGGTCCCGCCCGACGCCGCCGACCCCGACGACATCCCCGTGGACACCGCGCGGGTGCTCCCCGACGGCCTGGGCAAGAAGGGCGTCTACCGGGACCGCGACGGCGTGACGCACGCCGTGTCCCTGCGCTGCACCCACCTCGGCTGCCTGCTGCGCTTCAACGGCGCCGAGCGCAGCTGGGACTGCTCCTGCCACGGCTCCCGCTTCGACGTCGACGGCACCGTCCTGGAGGGACCGGCGACCCGCCCGCTCCCCCGCCGCGATCCGGGGTGACCGGATTCCAGTGGTGAGGGCTGTGGGGTTTCGGCTCTGCTGCGCTGTTGTGACCGGCGCCGACCCTGGCACCGGCTCTGCGGCCACCGCGGTCAGCTCACCCGGCCACGACGGTTCCCAGCGGCATCCCGGCGCAGCCGCGCCGCCTCGGCGCCGATGTCCCCGAGCCGCTCGGCCAACCCCGCGTGAGCACGCCCCAGATGGCCCCGCACCGCCGCCAGTGGCGGCAGCAGGCTCGTCACGTCGTCCTCCCCCAGGGCCGCGCCGAGCCGGTCCGCGCTCTCCCGTCCCGCGGCGTCCAGGTCGTCCAGGGCGCTCACCTGCCCCGCCAGCTGCCGCAGCACCGAAGCGTTGCGCCGGGCCCACTCCGCCACCGCGCGATCCCCCGCGCGCCGGTCGCGTTCGGCGTCGACCCGGGCTTCGCCCGTCGCCTCCCCGGTCGCCGACGGCCGCAGCCGCAGGAACCGCCGCTCCGCGGCCTGGCGGCTCGCCACCCCCAGCGCCGGAGCCAGCACCGCCCAGCTCGCGCCCCCCGCGCGCGCCGCCGCGATCAGTTCCGGCTCCCAGCCGGCGAGCTGCTCCCGCGCCGATCGCAACGCGGCCAACGCGGCCAGCGCGTCCTCGGACGGCACGCCGCCGCGCCGGGCCGCGGTCACCACCTCCTGCACGCCCCGCACCACCCGGGCCGGGCCACCGTCCACCATTTGTCATCCCTTCGACGACTCGATACTTGTCATCCTTCCGACGACATGCTAGAACAGTCGTGCGTGTTGACACCAGTGCTGACGACCCCAGGAGGTGGAACCCATGTTGATGCGCACCGACCCGTTCCGCGAGTTCGACCGCTTCGCCCAGCAGGTCTTCGGCGGCCCCGGCACCTGGTCCAAGCCCGCCGCGATGCCGATGGACGCCTACCGCGCCGGGGACGAGTTCGTCGTCTGCTTCGACCTGCCCGGCGTCACTCCCGAGGCCATCGAACTCGACGTCGAGCGCAACGTCCTGACCGTCAAGGCCGAACGACGGCCCCACACCGGCGGCGACGACGTGCAGATGCAGGTCTCCGAACGACCCCTGGGCGTGTTCTCCCGCCAGCTGTTCCTCGGCGACACCCTGGACACCGACCGCATCGCCGCCGACTACGAAGCCGGGGTGCTGACCCTGCGCATCCCGATCGCCGAGAAGGCCAAGCCCCGGCGCATCGAAATCACCGGCACCACCGGCGACCGCAAGGAAATCCAGGCCTGACGACCACGCCC is a window from the Amycolatopsis sp. cg9 genome containing:
- a CDS encoding FAD-dependent oxidoreductase; translation: MSTTTAQQSLWLHTVPDAPAHPPLSGRHEAEVAVVGGGLAGLTTALLLARRGADVVVLEAGRVGAGASGNNTAKVTALQATRYTTLEREHSSGVAAGYAAAAAAGVELVAALAEGIDCDLHRAPAATFAHTAGETAAVRAEAEAAERAGLPVEWTEQLDVPFPTFGAVRLAGQIVLHPAKYVRGLADAFVAAGGRIFEHSRVRDVSVTAPYRAHTADGTLTARQVVIATHYPILDRGLFFARLEAQRSYCVAARLSSGAPPEDLAISAGSPAWSLSRHGDHLIVGGQSHPAGERGVDFDRYQALADFAHRHFDVAEITHRWSAQDPQPYDRLPMAGTYLPGAANLWVATGFDKWGLAMGTVAGELLADRITGVPHPHAGLFSPHRVSLSGTPALLQQNFEVAKDLIGDRLVPPDAADPDDIPVDTARVLPDGLGKKGVYRDRDGVTHAVSLRCTHLGCLLRFNGAERSWDCSCHGSRFDVDGTVLEGPATRPLPRRDPG
- a CDS encoding HSP18 transcriptional regulator, which translates into the protein MVDGGPARVVRGVQEVVTAARRGGVPSEDALAALAALRSAREQLAGWEPELIAAARAGGASWAVLAPALGVASRQAAERRFLRLRPSATGEATGEARVDAERDRRAGDRAVAEWARRNASVLRQLAGQVSALDDLDAAGRESADRLGAALGEDDVTSLLPPLAAVRGHLGRAHAGLAERLGDIGAEAARLRRDAAGNRRGRVS
- a CDS encoding Hsp20/alpha crystallin family protein — its product is MLMRTDPFREFDRFAQQVFGGPGTWSKPAAMPMDAYRAGDEFVVCFDLPGVTPEAIELDVERNVLTVKAERRPHTGGDDVQMQVSERPLGVFSRQLFLGDTLDTDRIAADYEAGVLTLRIPIAEKAKPRRIEITGTTGDRKEIQA